The Solanum dulcamara chromosome 6, daSolDulc1.2, whole genome shotgun sequence genome contains the following window.
attttttattttataatttttacatatttatttttttatattttgaactgACCCAAAAATTCTGGTTCCACCACGGTATACTGAGCCACTGGACATAACCACTCTTGTACTAGCAAGTCTGCAACTCTGCAACTATCAATATTATTACTCTGTGCGTGTCCTTTGGTGTTTGCCCATTTGCAAGTTCTGAACATTTTAGTAAATTCATTGTATTTTGCAAGATTCTCAGTTGGGTAATTGGAGAAACCCTTTTATATGCAGAAACAGGGGGAAAAAAAGAGTTTGATAAACTATTgatgaaagtgaaaaaaaaagaggaaaatggCAGGAGCTGGTTGTGGAGGAACTGCTTCAATGCCATCTATGCCACCACCCCGCCCAAAATCACCACCTCAGTATCCAGATTTGTATGGAAAGCGTCGAGAATTAGCCAAAGTTCAGATGCTTGAAAGAGAAATTGGCTTTCTTGAGGTGAGTTTATTGCCTATTTTCAAGTCTCAATTTTCATGTGTTGAGTTAAGAATGTCATGTCATTCTTGTTTATAATCAGTTTAGGTGTAAACCTGAGGCCACTATTTTGAGGTAAAAGTTTGTCACATCAATAGTATTTACAGTTAACTTTCTGTTTTTAGACTCTCTTTTTACTTAGCCCttgtttttagtttttcatatgtgacTTGAGATTGGGGAAAAATAAAGTAGATTGCTTGCTATGAGGGTTAAGGGCTGAATCTTTGTTTGATTTGGATTTTGTGTCACATTACCCTACTTAAATCTTTGCTGGGATATCAAATTGAGGAGTATATTTGCAATATACTAATCTTCACTGTTGCCTCATGTTCATATGCTAAACCAGTGACTAGATGCACAGAATGTACACAATTTGAATTCTGAGCAGTTTAACTTTTAGATTGACTAGACCATTTAAATTAGTTACTGTCATAAAGACATGGCATTGACATGCAATTTGAAGAATCAATTAAAAAGAACAAAATGCTCCAAGATTCTCTTAAATAGAGCTCTTAGACTTTCAGTCTGCTCATTTGCTTGTCAGTTGTGTGCTTGCTGGTGGAGGAATTACTTAGAGCCTGTTTGATTGCCTTATTTTAGGTGCTTTTAAGCCAAAGTAGCTCTTAAGCAATTTTGTAGTGTTTGGGTTTAATAAATAAGTGTTTTTAAGcacttatttttaagttaaacaacaaaaataagtcaaaagtcATACGTTATAAATCCTAACTTATCGCTTTCGGCTTATAAGCTATAACTTATAAGCTCCCATCCAAACAGGCTGTTTGAGAAAGTTGGATGATGCAATATTTACTTGTTTAGATGCTCATGTATTTTTTACGTTGTCATCATGTCAATGAATTTACTTCCACCAGAATTTGTACATCTTGCACATGTAATGCTGCCCAACATTGAAACTTTGGAATCTCATTCTTTAAACTGCTCCATACTTTTGTGATTCTCTCCTCTTGAACTTGGGGACTGGAGACTTCCTGTCGCCCTTCCACATGGGAAACACAGAAAAGGATAAAGGTATTAGATTTGTGCTCACACTTTGGAGGTATCATACTGCATCAGGCTGGGAAGTTATCCTCCCTACTGCTTAATAAGCAGATCGCTTATGAATTTTATCTATGGAAAAGAAGCTTACTTCAGAGTTTGATAATTACTTATCTCGACCTATCCCTGACTCTTTGaggcattttcaaaatttgatccTAATATGTTTGAAGACAATTACTTCCGAGACTGATCTGAAAGCCGCGTAAGATCATCTTCAACTAACCTACAACCAATAAAGAATTGTCGCAAAATAACCTCGATTTTGGCCTTGCATATATCCTTGACAGCATGTTATTAGTTTCCTTGTTGGGTTAAAGGAGATACAGGTAACAATTTAATGTGCTacgttttgatgatttaaaatttGCTAGACATTATATCGTATATTTTACCCTAAGCTTGTTTGTACTTTGTTGTGATGAATGTGCTGTATTTTTAATGTTACAAAGGCTTGCTTCAGAGATTTTTGAAGTTATTTTCACTTTACGCTCTTCTCATTTCGATCCAATTCTTTTGAGCAGGAAGAACTGAAATCCATTGAAGGCCTTCATCCCGCTTCTCGGCCCTGTAAAGAGTATGAAGAGAACATATTTTCTACATGTGCATTTATTTCCACATGCTCTGTACTACGGAAGTCATGTGAAGTGaatttaagaatgtcctttAAAGTACCTCTGTATTGAATGATGTTGACAATTTTGCAGGGTGACAGAATTTGTATCGGAGCATTCAGATCCTCTTATACCAACGTAAGATAGTATTCaactgtttttttttaaagtgcATTTCCAGTATTATAGTTTACCCCTTCTGATTGCCTTTTTTCCCTCGTAGTAGAATAAAGAAGACTCGTAGATCCTGTTGCTACTGGAAACGGCTCTGGTATGCTAAGTTTTAAGCATTTCTGTTTTGGGTTATACTGAGCATGAAATATGATTACTGTTCAAGATTCGATATTGGTTTTATTAGAGTGAGATTCatacaaaaattaaagagaTAGAGAGTGATTATCTTAGCATTAACTGCATGAGAGGACTAAACCTTAAAGATCAGAAACTTTTTATGCATAACTATGAAATGTTCTTAGGCTTaatggataatttttttttagcatCCTGGTAGGCAATTTGCAAAATGTTGCACAGAAACTGTTCAGAGCTATAATACCTTTGTGGGTCATAAGCTAGAAGAGTAGACTTTCCCAAACTGAAAAAATAGTAAGCATAGACGTGACGTAGCCAACTTGATCCAACACAGCTTTTTATTTCTCACATTTTCAAGTATTAACATACTGTTAGGATACTTGCAAGAAGTGAATAGAGTTCTATGttcagagagagagagagaaaactattggtggttcataagctagaaaaataGATTGTAAATAGTAACCGAAGTTGGTGGCAATTGCGCTTCAGTGTGGCcactattcatatttttatggaTTATGTTTGTGCCCTTCCTTCGCCTCATAAGCTTCGTGAAATCTAGTTTTGGTGATGAATTCTTTTCAGTAGGAaactttttgttttttaataaaaatgaaaagtagGAAGTTATTTTTGTGCAATTATAATACATCTTCTTGTCGTACCCTCATCTGCATTGCTGCAGTCATGAAATATGTGCTCGAAGAAATGTTTTTAAGCCTTGTAATCTGAGCTTTGATAAAGTGCAATTTTTTCCTTTAAGGAGGATGACAATTAAGAGGTTACATCTTTACATAGACTCATATATTTCTACGTTTTGTCAAATTAGCATCTTGCAAATAGCTAAACAAATTTGCTGCTTTTCTCATTGGGGTTGTATGAGACTTATTCATGTTTAATCACTGTTGTGGCTTCTTCTATTGACATAAGTTTCTTACACATTGTAGTGGCTCTTCATGTTTCAATCTCTCGTGGATTTGTTGCTGGTGCCGATGTCCTAGAATGAAGATGCCGGACTGCTGTATCTGCAATTTATGTAACTGCTGCCCATCTATCAGTTGCTCAATACCTAAGTGTCAATGTTTCTCCTGTCCACGGTCTAAATGCTGCAGCAAGCCTGTCTGCAAATGGAGTTGCTGTAGCTTAAAATGTCCTCCTTGCTTTCGCTGTTCCTCTTGTAGACCATGTACATGTACATGTTCTTATCCTAGATGTCCaaagttaaattgtagttgCTGCTGTAAAAAGTGCTGCTGCTTCTGCCCTTGCTACTTTTGTTAGTAGTCCTAATACTAAATCATGCAATAATATTTCTATATGAAACTTCTATAAAATTGTGAATATTTTTGTCTGGAATAGCATTTGAAGTTACCTTGTTTCCTATCATTATGAATTTTGGGATGACAAATGGTTCACAGCggattttttttgagaattcaAGAGAAAGACAAGCCTTTTAATATTACGATAGATGTTTAAGTGGAAGTGAATATTTCAACCATACTATTTGTCTATTAGAATACTGTCGATTCTATTTCACTCGAAGTCATAATAGCAAGAGTTTTAACCTGTCCTCCTCTGTACAGCTTTGCattattttttctctatttttaacTTGTCTTGCATCAACCTGTTTTTACTCCTGTTAAGTTTTCTTTTACCccttttattttacttgttcattttCATTTAGTCTGCCTTGTCATGCCCCACATAATAACTTCTCTGTCATGTCCATCTCTAGTCTTTGTATCCATACTGGTATGATCCAAGGCCCATAAAACAAGGGTATGTAGGTCCATAGTTGAGCTTGAGTCAGTACCTCCTAATGAGGGAGCTAAACAAGGGATAGAAGTATATGTACTGTTCAAACTAAAAGTTTGGTAAAAAATTTATTGGTGTTTTATATTGGTCGCTTTACAATATATGTCAAATTTGAACTCTATTTGGAATAGATTTTGATGCTCAATTTAACATAGTTCAGTCAACCCaaacatacataaaaaaaataaaatggtaCTAAAACCtcatttgtttttattaatattaagaTGTTTGAATCTGAATGcacatctgaatattaagacGTGCATTAAGATTAGAGGTCTGCATCTGAATACACATCTAAATATTAAGATATTGCATTAAGATCTGAATACTAAATAGTTAAGATTGTTTGTTTTCTCAACATTTGAATGTATAAAATTGTCTTTGTTTAACAAAAGTTATatacaattcaaataaaatattgaattgatctaatattatatcaataaaatattttaattttttatatgaaaTTTGGTGGTGGTAATAATTAATGATGGTGATTgtttgttgatttatttttcaatGTGTGTGTCGATTTGGGATGGTGTTAATTGATGATAGTGATTGTGAGTAGTATCTTATGGTATAATGGTTGGCATTAGTGTTTAACTGTGGTTGTTGGTGTGACAGCTCATAAGTAATAGTAGAATGATACTGATAGCTAATAATTGTGATGAATGATTGTAACGACTCGTTAGGTTATTTTGTGTACTAGAGTTTCTTATTCCATAAAAGACTCTTCCAGTAGATTCTAAATGGagattttggactattcggtaactccggttatttagttgacggataattttagataattaatttaatttgtggactaatttgataatttatttaataccctataccacttgcccatatttattaaaataaatttgtagGATTTGTCACTTTTCGTACATAACTAGTTTAGTTTACGTGCTTTGCACGTATACCTCACGTTAATCAATAACATTATATATAAGAAGAACAAAATTATTAGAAAGTAACAATTAATGTCTTAACTGTAAAAATAAATGTTAGATCTATCTAAAAGACAAGAATTTCATATATGAAGGTTAAaaacttattaaaaaaataagaacctcttcatttttaaattcttttatttatttatcacaatttaagtaaaatttatacaaggtaaaaatattaattttaaagtcttaaaTATTTGAACTTCCAATATAGTTCAAATAAGGAAATACATATAAGAAGTGACAGCTATTTTCAAAGGGTAAAAGAGACAAACAACATTACGTATATTAACCTTCACAAAACCCCTTTCTGGATATTAGGATTTCAGTTTAAATAATGAAGTAAAATGTCAAAACTTTCTAATTTTACTGCGTATATTAACCTCTAAGCTCctctctaatttatttttaatccaAACACCCAATGGGACAATTTCTTAACAGAAAATCAACTGTACAAAATCAGCCCAAATGCTGACTcgatccaaaaaataaaatacctgATGCAACAAAATTATTACACAAAGTCAATATAGGAAAGTGGAAAGACATAGCCCAGGAGCTTCTTCTCCCTTTATCTTCCGTGGATTTTGATGTCTGCATCTACTGCTTCTGTCCTCGAGACACCAGCAATGAAGATAAGCTATGCAAGGTGTATAACTTAATTTATGAAGAGGAACAACTCAAAAAAAGCAGCAACAGTGCAAAAAGGAAAGATAAAGAGTTTTCCTCTAATAGTGGTGCAAATCAGCAAAACCAACACCAAGCAAGGTAAATGCTCCATCTACGATCCAAGAAACTATTTAATTTAGATGAATGGTTAAATTTTTCTGCGTAATTCTCAGAGATCAACTGGATCTGGACAACAACTGTGCTTAGTTCGACCTGTTCTAATGACCAACACCAACCAAGGTAAAGTTCTTTCAAATTTGAGATTATGAGACACAATCTCTATCAAAATAACTCTTCTTCAGCATCTGGACAGAAGTAGAACTGGTGGGTATTGAAAGACCACCACAGCTAAGCTTAACAACAAATAAGCACCAGTGATATCAAACGAACCAAGTAAcactaaattttaaaataaaaatcaagctCATTATCCATCCTTCTATCGGTTGAATTCCTAACGAAATTACTACCACCATATAAAGTCTAGCTAATAAGGTTGATTTTACTTCAACTAAATTTAGAGTAGTGGAACAAAGCATCTGAAATTAAGGAAATATGGCTAATAAGATTAGTTTGCAGAAGGAAGTTAAGTGCTGGTTTAGTACCGGATAATACCTCAAATCTCTCACCAGGTGCAAGGTAGTGACAACCAAACAAAATAGCTTCAAACTTAACTAACGCTTGAACAAATTATCACAAGTAGCCTTACTTGTATCtcagaaataaaaattgtaaaTATACACTATCAAGTGGATGAACTCCTTTGTCTAACTCTCAGGTTGGGAATGCTAAGCTTGTCCAATTTTATAATCTTTTTGCCTTCTGTTGGAACTTCATTG
Protein-coding sequences here:
- the LOC129892103 gene encoding guanine nucleotide-binding protein subunit gamma 3 isoform X2 — protein: MAGAGCGGTASMPSMPPPRPKSPPQYPDLYGKRRELAKVQMLEREIGFLEEELKSIEGLHPASRPCKEVTEFVSEHSDPLIPTIKKTRRSCCYWKRLCGSSCFNLSWICCWCRCPRMKMPDCCICNLCNCCPSISCSIPKCQCFSCPRSKCCSKPVCKWSCCSLKCPPCFRCSSCRPCTCTCSYPRCPKLNCSCCCKKCCCFCPCYFC
- the LOC129892103 gene encoding guanine nucleotide-binding protein subunit gamma 3 isoform X1 produces the protein MAGAGCGGTASMPSMPPPRPKSPPQYPDLYGKRRELAKVQMLEREIGFLEEELKSIEGLHPASRPCKEVTEFVSEHSDPLIPTRIKKTRRSCCYWKRLCGSSCFNLSWICCWCRCPRMKMPDCCICNLCNCCPSISCSIPKCQCFSCPRSKCCSKPVCKWSCCSLKCPPCFRCSSCRPCTCTCSYPRCPKLNCSCCCKKCCCFCPCYFC